The following coding sequences are from one Clostridioides difficile ATCC 9689 = DSM 1296 window:
- a CDS encoding CBS domain-containing protein produces the protein MNILFFLTPKSEVAYIYEDYTIRQALEKMEYHKYSAIPIISKDGKYVGTITEGDFLWTLKNDLNLDLKGLEDVPVTDINRKMDNSPVSINADIEDLVIKSLNQNFIPVIDDQDTFIGIIKRRDVIGYCYEIIRGYKNLANDN, from the coding sequence ATGAACATATTATTCTTTCTAACACCAAAAAGTGAAGTAGCATATATATATGAAGACTACACTATAAGGCAAGCCCTAGAAAAAATGGAATATCACAAATACTCTGCAATTCCAATAATAAGTAAGGATGGTAAATATGTTGGAACTATAACAGAAGGTGATTTTTTATGGACATTAAAAAATGATTTAAATCTGGACTTAAAGGGATTGGAAGATGTTCCAGTGACAGATATAAATAGAAAAATGGATAATTCTCCTGTTTCCATCAACGCAGATATTGAAGATTTAGTTATAAAATCTTTAAATCAAAATTTCATTCCTGTTATAGATGACCAAGACACATTTATTGGGATAATAAAAAGAAGAGATGTAATAGGTTACTGTTATGAGATAATACGTGGATATAAAAATTTAGCTAATGATAATTAA
- a CDS encoding cold-shock protein, translated as MKTGVVKWFNNEKGFGFISVEGEGDVFVHFSAITGDGYKTLEEGQSVEFEVVDGAKGPQAANVVRL; from the coding sequence ATGAAAACTGGTGTAGTTAAATGGTTTAACAACGAAAAAGGATTTGGATTCATATCTGTAGAAGGTGAAGGAGATGTTTTCGTACATTTCTCAGCTATAACTGGAGATGGATACAAAACATTAGAAGAAGGACAAAGCGTTGAGTTCGAAGTAGTAGATGGAGCTAAAGGTCCTCAAGCTGCTAACGTAGTTAGATTATAA
- a CDS encoding peptidylprolyl isomerase, translated as MEKKVLATVGEKEITNIDIENALKSLDPYQAMQFKTEEGKKHLLNDLVNQELFFLDAKEEKLDEEEIFKLEMKKIEENVLKQFAINKVLSSVNVTEDEKVKFFEANKSSFSKPESATAKHILVDSDEKAKEILAQIKSEEISFEDAALKHSSCPSKDMGGDLGTFGRGQMVPEFEEAVFSMAKGEVSEPVKTQFGYHIIKLEDLQESTESTFDEVKAEVEKSLLYQKQNEVYGNKINALNAKYGNLVKYND; from the coding sequence ATGGAAAAAAAAGTTTTAGCAACAGTTGGAGAAAAAGAGATAACTAATATTGATATTGAAAATGCATTAAAATCATTAGACCCTTATCAAGCTATGCAATTTAAAACTGAAGAAGGAAAAAAACACTTATTAAATGATTTAGTGAATCAAGAATTATTCTTCTTAGATGCTAAAGAAGAAAAATTAGATGAAGAAGAAATATTTAAATTAGAAATGAAAAAGATAGAAGAAAATGTATTAAAGCAATTTGCCATAAATAAAGTTTTATCTAGTGTTAATGTAACAGAAGATGAAAAAGTAAAATTCTTTGAAGCTAATAAGAGCTCTTTCTCTAAACCAGAAAGTGCAACTGCTAAACATATATTAGTAGATAGTGATGAAAAAGCTAAAGAAATACTTGCTCAAATAAAATCAGAAGAAATATCTTTTGAAGATGCAGCTCTTAAACATTCTTCTTGCCCATCTAAAGATATGGGTGGTGATTTAGGAACATTCGGTAGAGGACAAATGGTTCCTGAATTTGAAGAAGCTGTGTTCTCTATGGCTAAAGGTGAAGTAAGTGAACCAGTTAAAACTCAATTTGGATACCATATAATAAAATTAGAAGACCTTCAAGAAAGTACAGAGTCTACATTTGATGAAGTTAAGGCTGAAGTTGAAAAAAGTTTATTATATCAAAAACAAAATGAAGTTTATGGAAATAAGATAAATGCTCTTAATGCTAAGTACGGAAACCTTGTAAAATACAACGATTAA
- a CDS encoding amidase domain-containing protein, with product MKILKNKNKYIKGIMAFVFLSLATTAGVFLINDLSMKNMEEKVMESANVEGDDVKDQYKLLLENLFDYRNKAILEKNENILKGLYETDKKFGLWAYENEVKKMKYLENWSSKQGVKFKDIKTRVKIKKIKEKEKDLYGIICSVSTEYKYSYENQKDKENAFRIGTYHYLNVKIIDNQYVITKEWYTDPFADSLNLENIKSDDIRNYIGQQDGVELQLTDEQKKAIDYAHKYCGAAADEEHGMKFNPNYRDYNPEGGDCANFASQIMFESGRFKKNSIWNYSERAGTKAWVNAQAFKNYALYSGRGSLIAKGSYEEVYKEAYNLRPGDFVGYEKKGRITHVSTVTGLDSRGYPLVTCHNTDRMLVPWDLGWSDKSIRFHIIKINY from the coding sequence TTGAAAATACTGAAAAATAAGAATAAGTACATCAAAGGTATAATGGCATTTGTATTTTTGTCTTTAGCTACTACAGCAGGTGTATTTTTAATCAATGATTTAAGTATGAAAAATATGGAAGAAAAAGTCATGGAATCTGCAAATGTTGAAGGTGATGATGTAAAAGACCAATATAAACTATTGCTTGAAAACTTATTTGACTACAGAAATAAGGCGATATTAGAGAAAAATGAAAACATTTTAAAAGGTCTTTATGAGACGGATAAAAAATTTGGTCTGTGGGCTTATGAAAATGAAGTAAAAAAGATGAAGTATTTAGAAAACTGGTCTAGTAAGCAAGGTGTAAAATTTAAAGACATAAAGACAAGGGTTAAGATTAAAAAAATAAAAGAAAAAGAAAAAGACCTCTATGGTATAATCTGTTCAGTATCGACTGAATATAAGTATTCATATGAAAATCAAAAGGACAAAGAAAATGCCTTTAGAATAGGTACATATCATTATCTAAATGTAAAAATTATAGATAATCAATATGTCATAACTAAAGAGTGGTATACAGACCCTTTTGCAGACTCTTTAAATTTAGAAAATATAAAATCTGATGATATAAGAAATTATATTGGTCAACAAGATGGTGTAGAGTTACAGCTTACAGATGAACAAAAAAAGGCTATAGATTATGCACATAAATACTGTGGAGCCGCAGCTGATGAAGAACATGGTATGAAATTTAATCCAAACTATAGGGATTATAATCCAGAAGGTGGAGATTGTGCAAACTTTGCATCACAGATAATGTTTGAAAGTGGAAGGTTCAAAAAGAACTCAATTTGGAATTATAGCGAGAGAGCAGGTACAAAAGCATGGGTAAATGCACAAGCTTTTAAAAATTATGCACTGTATAGTGGAAGAGGTTCATTAATTGCTAAAGGTTCCTATGAAGAAGTATACAAAGAAGCTTATAATTTACGTCCAGGGGATTTTGTTGGTTATGAGAAGAAAGGCAGAATAACACATGTTTCGACAGTGACAGGATTAGACTCAAGAGGGTATCCTTTGGTAACTTGTCATAATACTGATAGAATGTTGGTGCCATGGGATTTAGGTTGGAGTGATAAGTCCATAAGATTCCATATAATAAAAATAAATTATTAA